CTGCTGGATATGCTACAGGCTATTCAGCTGGAACCGGCCATTTACCTGATGGTGAGGAGAGATCGTGACTGACGTTTTGCTTTGTGTCGGCAACAGCATGATGGGGGACGACGGTGCCGGCCCCCTGCTGGCAGAAAAATGCCAGGCTAACCCGCAAGGGGAGTGGGTCGTGATTGACGGGGGCAGCGCCCCGGAAAATGACGTTGTGGCCATTCGTGAGCTGAAACCCCGGCGCCTGCTGGTGGTCGACGCCACCGATATGGGGCTCAACCCGGGTGAGATCCGCATTATCGACCCGGACGACATTGCCGAAATGTTTATGATGACCACCCACAACATGCCGCTCAACTACCTGATTGACCAGCTCAGAGACGACGTTGGCGAGGTTATCTTCCTGGGGATCCAGCCGGATATCGTCGGCTTCTATTACCCGATGACAGACCCGATCAAACAGGCCGTTGAGACCGTATACCAGCGCCTGGCAGGCTGGCAGGACCACGGGGGATTCGCCCAGCTGGAAGCGCCAGAACCGGAATAACCCCCTGCAAACCGGCACCCAGTGACTGTCATTTGCCTGAAGATTATCGTCATTTGTGACGATCCGGCACGGGCGACGTGCCGGATCAAGGTAAAACCGGCCAGATGGCGCTAGTTTCAAACCTGGCACGCTTTGTGTATGCCAATAACTATTCAAAACGTAAATGAACTGCCGGAGATTATGATGAACCGCTTCGTCATTGCTGATTCGAGCAAATGTATTGGCTGCCGCACTTGCGAAGTGGCCTGTGTCGTGTCCCACCAGGAGGGTCAGGATTGTGCAACCCTGACCCCGGAAGTTTTTTTGCCACGCATTCACGTTATCAAAGGGGTCAATATTTCGACCGCGATGATGTGCCGTCAGTGTGAGGATGCCCCGTGTGCCAACGTGTGCCCGAACGGCGCCATTGTGCGGGAAAAAGGCTTCGTACATGTGATGCAGGAACGCTGCATTGGCTGTAAAACCTGCGTGGTGGCTTGCCCTTACGGGGCGATGGAAGTCGTGGTGCGCCCGGTTGTGCGCAACAGCGGCGCGGGCCTGAACGTGAAAACCCAGAAGGCGGAAGCCAACAAATGTGATTTGTGCTACCACCGCGAAGCGGGCCCGGCCTGTATCGAAGCCTGCCCGACCAAAGCCATTATGCTGGTAGACCGCAACAAACTGGATC
This Shimwellia blattae DSM 4481 = NBRC 105725 DNA region includes the following protein-coding sequences:
- the hycI gene encoding hydrogenase maturation peptidase HycI, with product MTDVLLCVGNSMMGDDGAGPLLAEKCQANPQGEWVVIDGGSAPENDVVAIRELKPRRLLVVDATDMGLNPGEIRIIDPDDIAEMFMMTTHNMPLNYLIDQLRDDVGEVIFLGIQPDIVGFYYPMTDPIKQAVETVYQRLAGWQDHGGFAQLEAPEPE
- the hydN gene encoding electron transport protein HydN, whose product is MNRFVIADSSKCIGCRTCEVACVVSHQEGQDCATLTPEVFLPRIHVIKGVNISTAMMCRQCEDAPCANVCPNGAIVREKGFVHVMQERCIGCKTCVVACPYGAMEVVVRPVVRNSGAGLNVKTQKAEANKCDLCYHREAGPACIEACPTKAIMLVDRNKLDQISAERRRRAALDTSGSLIF